A part of Buchnera aphidicola (Sarucallis kahawaluokalani) genomic DNA contains:
- the glyQ gene encoding glycine--tRNA ligase subunit alpha: protein MKKNNSCINIINTLKNFWSQQGCIIIEPIDITVGAGTFHQNTFLKSIGPEPYHVAYLQHSRRPTDGRYGDNPNRLQQYYQFQVMLKPAPDNIQKLYLKSLEQINIDITLNDVRFIEDNWENPTLGAWGMGWEIWLNGMEITQFTYFQKMGSLTCKPIITEITYGLERIAMHIQNVDNVYDIIWDQNKYYKINYQTLFQNNEIEQSIYNFDISNINLLMKLFNIHRKESMRLINLKYPLVIPSYEHILHAIHYFNLIDAKKVISNTERQKYILKIRNISTTIAKQQYKNRKKKGFPLI from the coding sequence ATGAAAAAAAATAATAGTTGTATTAATATAATTAATACATTAAAAAATTTTTGGTCACAACAAGGATGCATTATTATAGAACCAATAGATATTACTGTTGGCGCTGGCACATTTCATCAAAATACTTTTTTGAAATCAATTGGTCCTGAACCATATCATGTAGCATATCTACAGCATTCAAGACGTCCCACCGATGGGCGTTATGGAGACAATCCAAACCGTTTACAACAATACTATCAATTCCAAGTCATGTTAAAACCTGCACCAGATAATATACAAAAATTATACTTAAAGTCTTTGGAACAAATCAATATAGATATCACATTAAATGATGTACGTTTTATTGAAGATAATTGGGAAAATCCTACATTAGGTGCTTGGGGTATGGGATGGGAAATATGGTTAAATGGTATGGAAATTACACAATTTACCTATTTTCAAAAAATGGGTTCATTAACATGCAAACCTATCATAACTGAAATAACATATGGATTAGAAAGAATAGCTATGCACATACAAAACGTAGATAATGTGTATGATATTATATGGGATCAAAATAAATACTATAAAATTAATTACCAAACATTATTTCAAAATAATGAAATTGAGCAGTCAATATATAATTTTGATATTTCTAATATTAATTTATTAATGAAATTATTCAATATACACCGAAAAGAATCAATGAGATTAATAAATTTAAAATATCCATTAGTAATACCTTCTTATGAACATATCTTACATGCAATTCATTATTTTAATTTAATTGATGCTAAAAAAGTTATTTCTAATACCGAAAGACAAAAATACATTTTAAAAATTCGTAATATATCTACTACAATAGCAAAGCAACAATATAAAAATAGAAAAAAAAAAGGATTTCCATTAATTTAA
- the rplY gene encoding 50S ribosomal protein L25 has protein sequence MIIIYGEQRIKIGKSASRKLRNVNNKIPSVVYGLNKPTLYISLDHDKVFHLQNDKNFYKNIITLKISDQQYLVSVHAVQRHCFKQRLLHIDFLYK, from the coding sequence ATGATTATAATATATGGGGAACAACGTATTAAAATAGGAAAGAGCGCTAGTAGGAAACTGAGAAATGTAAATAATAAAATTCCAAGTGTCGTTTATGGATTAAATAAACCGACATTATATATTTCATTAGATCATGATAAAGTTTTTCATTTACAAAACGATAAAAATTTTTACAAGAATATTATTACTTTAAAGATATCTGATCAACAATACCTCGTCTCTGTACATGCTGTACAAAGACATTGTTTTAAACAACGATTGTTACATATTGATTTTTTATATAAATAA
- a CDS encoding DedA family protein has protein sequence MKACLSYFLTQFSSHPLILIMIVTFLESLALLGLILPGIVLMATLGTLIGSGKVSLYTAWSVSVLTCSIGDYLSYYIGWKCKNWIYKISIFQKNIIFFNKIKNILNKYSMMTILLGKLIGPTRPIIPMMAGMLSIPIKKFIFPSLISCIIWPILYFMPGIFTGAIIHHFNYTKNFLSTKYLILITIIIVLILLIIWFIRKNNKIYKICKKLK, from the coding sequence ATGAAAGCTTGTTTATCATATTTTTTAACACAGTTTTCATCACATCCATTAATACTAATAATGATAGTTACTTTCTTAGAATCATTAGCACTACTAGGATTAATATTACCAGGAATTGTCTTAATGGCTACACTAGGCACACTTATTGGAAGTGGGAAAGTATCACTGTATACTGCATGGTCCGTTAGTGTTCTTACATGTTCCATTGGTGATTACTTATCTTATTATATTGGATGGAAATGTAAAAATTGGATATATAAAATAAGTATCTTTCAAAAAAATATAATTTTTTTTAATAAAATAAAAAACATACTTAATAAATATAGTATGATGACTATATTATTAGGTAAACTAATTGGTCCTACAAGACCAATAATTCCTATGATGGCAGGTATGTTATCAATTCCAATCAAAAAATTTATATTCCCAAGTTTGATTAGTTGTATAATATGGCCTATATTATATTTTATGCCAGGGATATTCACAGGTGCTATAATTCATCATTTTAATTATACAAAAAATTTTTTGTCAACCAAATATCTTATTTTAATTACCATAATAATAGTATTAATATTATTAATAATATGGTTTATACGTAAAAATAATAAAATATACAAAATATGCAAAAAATTAAAATAA
- the rsmA gene encoding 16S rRNA (adenine(1518)-N(6)/adenine(1519)-N(6))-dimethyltransferase RsmA, translating into MNRILQGYIPKKYLGQNFLQDRDIINKIINLINPKKEDSLVEIGPGLSALTEPMCNILDNLIVIEVDCDILNLLKRCIFYNKLYIFNSNVINFDFKKLSIQRNNALRIFGNIPYNISVQLILYLIQFREYILDIHFMLQKEVADRLVALPGNKKYGRLSIITQSYYDINIEFIIPPDAFFPIPKIYSSFVTITPKVFPLCAWEKMHILKEITFFAFRHRRKILKNSLLHYISKKFLINLNINPNLRAENISVKEYCKIVDIIYSLKKYNK; encoded by the coding sequence ATGAATAGAATTCTACAAGGATATATACCTAAGAAATATTTAGGTCAAAATTTTTTACAAGATAGAGATATCATTAATAAAATTATTAATTTAATTAATCCAAAGAAAGAAGATTCATTAGTAGAAATTGGTCCCGGTTTATCAGCTTTAACAGAACCGATGTGTAATATTTTAGATAATTTAATTGTCATTGAAGTAGATTGTGATATATTAAATTTACTGAAAAGATGTATTTTTTATAATAAATTATATATTTTTAATAGTAATGTAATAAATTTTGATTTTAAAAAATTATCCATTCAGAGAAATAATGCATTGCGTATTTTTGGAAATATACCTTATAATATTTCAGTGCAATTAATATTATATTTAATACAATTTAGAGAATATATTTTAGATATACATTTTATGTTGCAAAAGGAAGTAGCAGATCGATTAGTGGCTTTACCTGGTAACAAAAAGTATGGTCGATTAAGTATTATTACACAATCGTATTATGATATTAATATTGAATTTATTATTCCACCTGATGCTTTTTTTCCTATACCCAAAATATATTCTAGCTTTGTAACTATTACACCTAAAGTATTTCCATTATGCGCCTGGGAAAAAATGCATATTTTAAAAGAAATAACATTTTTTGCTTTTCGACATAGAAGAAAGATACTTAAAAATAGTTTATTACATTATATTAGTAAAAAGTTTTTAATTAATTTAAATATTAATCCTAATTTAAGAGCAGAAAATATATCTGTAAAAGAATATTGTAAAATCGTAGATATTATATATTCTTTAAAAAAATATAATAAATAA
- a CDS encoding symmetrical bis(5'-nucleosyl)-tetraphosphatase, which produces MSTYLISDIHGHFKQLDLLLKKVSFNPIYDTLLVAGDLIGRGPNSLEVLLYLQSLKEKVIVVLGNHDINTVLTYYGLKEYDETLQLGALFRSNKLHTLIEWLRKQSFLYIDKIKNIILVHAGLYPYWDIYTLQYYARKIQYFLSSDDFLNFLKEIRNTDRFIHWNNELTLLDKIKFSINVFTKMRYLYFNKSLNLHYKYAPSKISKCKGLIPWFDIKNLIDKRYSIFFGHWAALSDKMNIYNNIILLDTGCSWGKYLSLFRWDDKKWFIQK; this is translated from the coding sequence ATGAGTACATATTTAATTAGCGATATTCATGGACATTTTAAGCAATTAGATTTGTTATTAAAAAAAGTTTCATTTAATCCTATTTATGATACGTTGTTAGTTGCGGGCGATTTGATTGGTCGTGGACCGAATTCTTTAGAGGTATTATTATATCTTCAATCACTAAAAGAAAAGGTTATTGTTGTCTTAGGCAATCATGATATCAATACGGTACTAACCTATTATGGTTTAAAAGAATATGATGAAACACTTCAATTAGGTGCTTTATTTCGATCAAATAAATTACATACATTAATAGAATGGTTACGTAAACAATCATTTTTATATATAGATAAAATTAAGAATATCATTTTGGTACATGCTGGTTTATATCCTTATTGGGATATATACACATTGCAATATTATGCAAGAAAAATACAATATTTTTTATCATCAGATGATTTTTTAAATTTTTTAAAAGAGATACGTAATACCGATAGATTTATTCATTGGAACAATGAATTAACGTTATTAGATAAAATAAAATTTAGTATTAATGTTTTTACTAAAATGCGTTATTTATATTTTAATAAATCTTTGAATTTGCATTATAAATATGCTCCTTCTAAAATATCTAAATGTAAAGGATTAATTCCTTGGTTTGATATAAAAAATTTAATCGATAAAAGGTATTCTATTTTTTTTGGTCATTGGGCTGCTTTATCGGATAAAATGAATATTTATAATAACATCATATTATTAGATACTGGGTGTTCTTGGGGAAAGTATTTAAGTTTATTTCGGTGGGATGATAAAAAATGGTTTATACAAAAATAA
- the carB gene encoding carbamoyl-phosphate synthase large subunit, with protein sequence MPKRTDIKSILIIGAGPIVIGQACEFDYSGTQACKTLKEEGYRIILINSNPATIMTDPEIADSTYIEPIHWKIIKKIIQKEKPDAILPTMGGQVALNCTLQLYKKKILSEYNVKIIGASIQAIQKSEDRNLFKQSMKKIGLETAICKIVHNIEEALHFSKIIGFPCIIRPSYTMGGTGGGIAYNYEEFKKICKKGFQLSPTKEILIDESLLGWKEYEMEVVRDCNNNCIIVCSIENFDPIGIHTGDSITIAPAQTLTDKEYQYMRNASIKILEEIGVETGGSNVQFAINPKNGRMLVIEMNPRVSRSSALASKATGFPIAKIAAKLAIGYTLDELKNDITNSKIPASFEPTIDYVVTKIPRFNFEKFSGCNDRLTTQMKSIGEVMAIGKTFQESIQKAMQGLEIDSNGFDPKVDTKDIKNIRIIKNELKNPGAERLWYIADAFRANMSVKNIYQLTSIDPWFLTYIQDIIKTEEIIKNKNIDDINYDFLKKIKKKGFSDLRIAILMNVSENEIRKIRYQLKLHPTYKRIDTCAAEFHTETAYMYSTWAEECEAHPSISNKKIIILGSGPNRIGQGIEFDYCCVHAAQALIEEGFETIMVNCNPETVSTDYDISHRLYFESITLENILEITRIEKPFGVIVQYGGQTPLKLAKKLQEFNIPIIGTSPNNIDKAEDRHQFQKIVSSLNLKQPKNATVKTIQQGLNIANNIKYPIMVRPSYVLGGRFMKIVYNITDLKEYFNKTLTPSKKNPILLDHYLENATEIDVDIICDTKHVLIGGIMEHIEPAGIHSGDSSCSLPTYTVQKNIKNKIKEQVLQLALSLSVKGLMNVQLAIQNNKIYILEVNPRASRTIPFVSKATNIPLAKIAAKVMIGKTLKQQKYHNINAKSLYFAVKESVLPFNKFPGVDPILGPEMRSTGEVMGIGKTFASAFAKAKLASQTNIKKINRVLLSIKKSDEKYVINLSIILIQIGFQIDTTEKIHHLLKNSGIHSRIVNQINEGRPNIQDHLKNKEYSYIIDTTHENTYNTSYPHIRFLALSNNIYYDTTINAAFATILSLKTNPYKEITKLQDINTVFNYDVKHSKV encoded by the coding sequence ATGCCAAAACGTACTGATATTAAATCTATTTTAATTATTGGCGCAGGTCCAATTGTTATTGGACAAGCTTGTGAATTTGACTACTCAGGAACACAGGCATGTAAAACGTTAAAAGAAGAAGGATATAGAATTATTTTAATTAATTCTAATCCAGCAACTATCATGACTGATCCTGAAATAGCCGACTCTACATATATTGAACCTATTCACTGGAAAATAATTAAAAAAATTATTCAAAAAGAAAAACCAGATGCAATACTTCCAACAATGGGAGGACAAGTTGCATTAAATTGTACATTACAATTATATAAAAAAAAAATATTATCTGAATACAACGTAAAAATTATAGGTGCCAGTATTCAAGCTATCCAAAAATCAGAAGATAGAAATCTATTTAAACAGTCAATGAAGAAAATTGGACTAGAAACAGCTATATGCAAAATAGTACATAATATAGAAGAAGCATTACATTTCTCGAAAATTATTGGATTTCCTTGTATTATCCGACCATCTTATACTATGGGAGGTACAGGAGGAGGTATTGCCTACAATTATGAAGAATTTAAAAAAATATGTAAAAAGGGCTTCCAATTATCTCCAACAAAAGAAATTTTAATTGATGAATCGCTGTTAGGATGGAAAGAATATGAAATGGAAGTAGTACGAGATTGTAATAATAATTGTATTATTGTTTGTAGTATTGAAAATTTTGATCCTATTGGTATACACACAGGAGATTCAATTACAATTGCCCCAGCTCAAACTTTGACTGACAAAGAATATCAATATATGCGTAATGCATCGATAAAAATACTAGAAGAAATTGGGGTTGAAACTGGAGGATCAAATGTGCAATTTGCAATTAATCCGAAAAATGGACGTATGTTAGTGATTGAAATGAATCCAAGAGTATCACGTTCATCTGCACTTGCTTCGAAAGCAACGGGTTTTCCAATTGCTAAAATTGCTGCAAAACTAGCCATTGGATATACTTTAGATGAATTAAAAAATGACATTACTAATTCTAAAATTCCTGCATCATTTGAACCAACTATTGATTATGTTGTTACAAAAATACCAAGATTTAATTTTGAAAAATTCTCTGGTTGTAACGACCGTTTAACAACACAGATGAAATCTATAGGCGAAGTCATGGCGATAGGAAAAACATTTCAAGAATCAATACAAAAAGCTATGCAGGGATTGGAAATCGATTCCAATGGTTTTGATCCCAAAGTAGACACTAAAGATATTAAAAATATAAGAATAATTAAAAATGAGTTAAAAAATCCCGGTGCAGAACGTTTATGGTATATAGCAGATGCTTTTAGAGCAAACATGTCTGTCAAAAATATTTATCAACTCACATCCATTGACCCTTGGTTTTTAACATATATACAAGATATTATAAAAACTGAAGAAATTATTAAAAATAAAAACATTGATGATATAAATTATGATTTTTTAAAAAAAATTAAAAAAAAAGGTTTTTCAGATTTAAGAATTGCAATATTAATGAACGTATCAGAAAATGAAATTCGAAAAATACGTTATCAATTAAAGTTACATCCAACATATAAAAGAATCGATACCTGTGCAGCTGAATTTCATACAGAAACAGCATATATGTACTCAACATGGGCAGAAGAATGTGAAGCACATCCAAGTATATCTAATAAAAAAATAATTATTTTAGGAAGCGGCCCAAATAGAATTGGTCAGGGGATAGAGTTTGACTATTGTTGCGTACATGCTGCACAAGCTTTAATTGAAGAAGGATTTGAAACAATTATGGTTAACTGTAATCCAGAAACAGTATCTACAGATTATGATATATCTCATAGATTATATTTTGAATCAATTACATTAGAAAATATACTAGAAATAACACGTATAGAAAAACCATTTGGAGTAATAGTACAATACGGTGGACAAACTCCATTGAAATTAGCTAAAAAATTACAAGAATTTAACATACCAATTATCGGAACTAGTCCTAATAACATCGATAAAGCAGAAGATAGACATCAATTCCAAAAAATTGTATCATCTTTAAATCTAAAACAACCAAAAAATGCTACTGTAAAAACAATACAACAAGGATTAAACATAGCGAATAATATAAAATATCCGATCATGGTACGACCATCTTATGTACTAGGCGGAAGATTCATGAAAATTGTATATAATATCACAGATTTAAAAGAATATTTTAATAAAACGTTAACACCATCAAAAAAAAATCCAATTTTATTAGATCATTATCTGGAAAATGCAACAGAAATAGATGTTGACATCATCTGTGATACTAAACATGTACTTATTGGTGGAATTATGGAACATATAGAACCAGCAGGTATTCATTCTGGAGATTCTTCATGTTCATTACCAACATATACAGTACAAAAAAATATTAAAAATAAAATAAAAGAACAGGTACTACAATTAGCACTCTCTTTGTCCGTTAAAGGATTAATGAACGTACAACTAGCAATTCAAAATAATAAAATATACATACTTGAAGTAAATCCTCGAGCATCACGTACCATTCCTTTTGTATCTAAAGCTACAAATATACCATTAGCTAAAATAGCAGCTAAAGTTATGATTGGAAAAACATTAAAACAACAAAAATATCATAATATCAATGCCAAATCATTGTATTTTGCAGTCAAAGAATCTGTTTTACCTTTTAATAAATTTCCAGGAGTTGATCCAATTTTAGGACCTGAAATGCGATCTACAGGAGAAGTTATGGGGATAGGAAAAACATTTGCCTCTGCTTTTGCAAAAGCAAAATTAGCATCGCAAACCAATATAAAAAAAATTAACCGCGTTTTACTATCAATTAAAAAATCAGATGAAAAATATGTAATAAACTTATCTATCATATTAATACAAATAGGATTTCAAATCGATACAACAGAAAAAATACACCATTTGTTAAAAAACTCCGGTATTCACTCCAGAATTGTAAATCAAATTAATGAAGGTCGGCCTAATATACAAGACCATTTAAAAAACAAAGAATATTCGTATATTATTGATACAACACATGAAAATACATACAATACATCGTATCCACACATTAGATTTCTTGCCTTATCTAATAATATTTACTATGATACTACAATCAATGCTGCTTTTGCTACAATTTTATCATTAAAAACTAATCCATATAAAGAAATTACTAAATTACAAGATATAAATACGGTATTTAATTACGATGTAAAACATAGTAAAGTATAA
- the carA gene encoding glutamine-hydrolyzing carbamoyl-phosphate synthase small subunit, with product MKESAFLVLEDGTLFEGVSIGITGMTTGEIVFNTAMTGYQEILTDPSYANQIITFTYPHIGNTGINQTDCESEKIQIKGIIMHDISLIHSSYRSNMNLEKYLKNNNIIGIMNIDTRKLTKIIRNKGTQYGCIFTDKTTNINTIYKRINNAINQSKINIITDISTKKIYHWNKGTKNIYTGKYNQCIKKLPFHVIVYDFGVKKNILRILVDYGCYLTVVPENTSAEKIISLNPDGILLSNGPGDPRLCINNINNIKILLNTMIPIFGICLGHQLLAIANQAKILKMKFGHHGSNHPVQNIKTKKVFITTQNHNFTIDKNFLPKNIEITHQSLFDKTIQGIKIIHKNVFGFQGHPEANPGPHDAEELFKKFIKNIKKYKKNQYRN from the coding sequence TTGAAAGAATCTGCATTTTTAGTTTTAGAAGATGGTACATTATTCGAAGGTGTTTCCATAGGTATAACAGGAATGACTACTGGTGAGATTGTATTTAATACTGCTATGACAGGTTATCAAGAAATATTAACTGATCCTTCGTATGCAAACCAAATTATTACATTTACATATCCACATATCGGAAATACTGGAATTAACCAAACAGATTGCGAATCAGAAAAAATACAAATTAAAGGAATTATTATGCATGATATTTCTTTAATACATAGTAGTTATCGCAGCAATATGAATTTAGAAAAATATTTAAAAAATAATAATATTATTGGAATTATGAATATCGATACAAGAAAATTAACTAAAATTATCAGAAATAAAGGTACACAATATGGATGTATATTTACTGATAAAACAACTAATATTAATACAATATATAAACGCATTAACAACGCTATTAATCAATCTAAAATAAATATAATAACAGATATCAGTACGAAAAAAATTTACCACTGGAATAAAGGTACAAAAAATATTTATACTGGTAAATATAACCAATGTATTAAAAAATTACCATTTCATGTTATTGTATATGATTTTGGTGTAAAAAAAAATATATTAAGAATATTAGTTGATTACGGATGTTACCTAACTGTAGTCCCAGAAAATACTTCTGCTGAAAAAATTATATCATTAAATCCAGATGGTATTCTTTTATCTAATGGACCAGGTGATCCAAGATTATGTATTAATAATATTAATAATATTAAAATTTTATTAAATACTATGATACCAATTTTTGGTATTTGCCTAGGACATCAATTGCTTGCAATAGCTAATCAAGCAAAAATTTTAAAAATGAAATTTGGACACCATGGTAGCAACCATCCGGTACAAAATATAAAAACAAAAAAGGTTTTTATTACAACACAAAATCACAATTTTACAATTGATAAGAATTTTTTACCAAAAAACATTGAAATCACACATCAATCACTATTCGATAAAACTATTCAAGGTATCAAAATAATTCATAAAAATGTTTTTGGTTTTCAAGGACATCCAGAAGCAAATCCTGGCCCTCATGATGCAGAAGAATTATTTAAAAAATTTATAAAAAATATAAAAAAATACAAAAAAAATCAATATAGGAATTAA
- the dapB gene encoding 4-hydroxy-tetrahydrodipicolinate reductase, whose protein sequence is MNSKLTRIAITGAYGRMGSSLIQVIQKYTDVILTYALVKKKTLDIFTKQQKKIPISTNIEKIIKSFDILIDFSTPKNTLKNLKICHKYDKKIIIGTTGFTENEYNTIKSYSKKISIVMSSNFSIGINLIFKLLEQTSKIINDSYDIEIVESHHRNKLDSPSGTALQIGNIIAKNKKWDLNTVSIYRKKEITNTRERKKIGFSIIRGGDVIGEHKIIFLGTGEKITISHQANNRDTFASGAIQAAIWIKEQAAGLFSMIDVLKI, encoded by the coding sequence ATGAACTCAAAATTAACACGCATAGCAATTACTGGAGCATATGGACGTATGGGATCCAGTTTAATCCAAGTAATACAGAAATATACTGATGTTATATTAACATACGCTCTTGTAAAAAAAAAAACTTTAGATATATTTACGAAACAACAAAAAAAGATTCCAATTAGTACAAATATTGAAAAAATAATAAAATCATTTGATATATTGATAGATTTTAGCACACCAAAAAATACACTAAAAAATCTAAAAATTTGTCATAAATATGACAAAAAAATTATTATTGGTACCACAGGGTTTACTGAAAATGAATATAATACAATAAAAAGCTACTCAAAAAAAATAAGTATTGTTATGTCATCCAATTTTAGCATTGGAATAAATCTAATTTTTAAATTATTAGAACAAACGTCAAAAATTATTAATGATTCCTATGATATAGAAATTGTAGAATCACATCACCGAAATAAGTTAGACTCACCTTCAGGTACTGCACTACAAATAGGTAACATTATTGCTAAAAATAAGAAATGGGATCTGAATACTGTTAGTATATATAGAAAAAAAGAAATTACAAATACCAGAGAAAGAAAAAAAATTGGATTCTCTATTATTAGAGGAGGAGATGTTATTGGTGAACATAAAATTATATTTTTAGGAACTGGAGAAAAAATTACAATATCACATCAGGCTAATAATAGAGATACATTTGCATCAGGTGCTATACAAGCAGCTATTTGGATAAAAGAACAAGCAGCAGGATTATTTAGTATGATAGATGTTTTAAAAATATAA
- the lspA gene encoding signal peptidase II: MLIKTGNIVNFCKNLYITCIIILIDIYSKYLVNHYMKYNEYKKIFTFINLLYVKNYGLLLNIYEKIYQKYQYTILILQLILIIYFIYKTFYTSHYYSYQCILGATISNTVDRLYHGYIIDFIDINFNDYHVIIFNFSDLIFFIGIILRLYQLNVKN; encoded by the coding sequence ATGTTAATCAAAACGGGGAACATCGTCAATTTTTGTAAAAATCTTTATATAACCTGTATCATTATACTAATAGATATTTATAGTAAATATTTAGTAAATCATTATATGAAATACAATGAATATAAAAAAATATTTACCTTTATAAATTTGTTATACGTAAAAAACTACGGTTTATTATTGAATATATACGAAAAAATTTATCAAAAATATCAGTATACAATTTTAATATTACAATTAATATTAATAATATATTTCATATACAAAACGTTTTATACTAGCCATTATTATAGTTACCAATGCATACTAGGCGCAACAATTAGCAATACAGTTGATCGACTATATCATGGATATATTATTGATTTTATAGATATTAATTTTAATGATTATCATGTTATTATCTTTAACTTTTCTGATTTAATATTTTTTATTGGAATAATTCTTAGACTATATCAATTGAATGTTAAAAATTAA